From Paenibacillus sp. V4I7, one genomic window encodes:
- a CDS encoding ABC transporter substrate-binding protein — MKKYLLSSLLIALACLVMAGCESESVSSEQTPAVAKTTESPENELFIYTAWPAFYVKEEIFEKQIGQYIKKKFPDIKVKHIHWDNPGRRYEDLIAAGTIPDIVFDEVRRNTYRQVRRFDMQYDMTDLIKKYNFDTNKLNPADMQHSINTSDGKLYSLPFNSNEWVLFYNKDIFDKFGVEYPKDGMTWDETYEMAKKLTRQEGEITYKGFQMNPAHYLKFNQLSEPGLDPNEDKASMVSDKWVKSVDNIRRFYDIPGNQLVKTNAFSKGNIAMIVDSLENAVRLVNENKSLNFDVSSVPVFPEAPKSKFQPNTNGMFITNQSKKKDLAFQVIAYLLSTEIQIEQSKQGIISPLIDPAVQQVFGQGIQEWKGKHLQSLFYLNSAKPALRKPGLTFIDSNTDMVWNLIAEESKDSQTALRMTNDAMNKAIEETKVIQKDGGTSQHQ, encoded by the coding sequence ATGAAAAAGTATCTTTTGTCATCCTTATTGATTGCGTTGGCATGTTTAGTCATGGCGGGTTGCGAGTCAGAGTCTGTAAGTTCTGAGCAAACTCCGGCAGTCGCCAAAACAACGGAATCACCGGAGAATGAATTGTTCATCTACACGGCCTGGCCTGCGTTTTACGTCAAGGAAGAAATATTTGAAAAGCAGATTGGCCAATATATCAAGAAGAAGTTCCCGGATATTAAAGTCAAGCATATTCATTGGGATAATCCGGGCAGACGGTATGAGGACTTGATTGCAGCGGGCACTATTCCCGACATTGTATTTGATGAAGTACGCCGCAACACATACAGACAGGTTCGAAGATTTGATATGCAATATGACATGACCGATTTGATCAAAAAATACAATTTTGATACCAACAAACTGAACCCGGCAGACATGCAGCATTCCATTAATACATCGGATGGAAAACTGTATTCGCTGCCCTTTAATTCGAACGAGTGGGTGCTGTTTTATAACAAAGATATATTTGACAAGTTTGGTGTGGAATATCCGAAGGATGGCATGACTTGGGATGAAACTTATGAGATGGCCAAAAAGTTGACGCGTCAAGAGGGAGAAATCACCTATAAAGGTTTTCAGATGAATCCTGCCCATTATTTGAAGTTTAACCAGCTATCGGAACCTGGACTCGACCCCAACGAAGACAAGGCTTCCATGGTATCAGATAAATGGGTGAAGAGTGTAGACAATATTAGGAGATTCTATGATATTCCCGGCAATCAGTTAGTCAAAACGAATGCCTTTTCTAAGGGGAATATTGCGATGATTGTGGACTCCTTGGAAAATGCGGTGAGATTGGTTAACGAGAACAAAAGCTTAAACTTCGATGTTTCTTCCGTTCCAGTTTTTCCGGAGGCGCCTAAGTCCAAATTTCAGCCCAACACGAACGGCATGTTTATAACGAATCAATCCAAAAAGAAGGATCTGGCGTTTCAGGTCATTGCTTATCTTCTGTCGACAGAGATTCAAATTGAACAATCCAAACAAGGAATCATTTCTCCTCTAATAGACCCTGCGGTTCAACAGGTATTCGGGCAAGGTATTCAGGAGTGGAAAGGAAAGCATCTCCAGTCGCTCTTTTATTTAAATAGTGCTAAGCCTGCTCTTCGTAAACCCGGTTTGACCTTCATAGACTCGAATACGGATATGGTGTGGAATTTAATTGCGGAAGAATCCAAAGATAGCCAAACGGCACTGCGTATGACCAATGATGCCATGAACAAAGCAATAGAAGAAACGAAAGTGATTCAGAAGGATGGCGGAACTAGTCAACATCAATAG
- a CDS encoding carbohydrate ABC transporter permease gives MKRKRRLSSSLVEYLEGTLFIAPWFIGFIVFMAFPIGFSLFMSFQKVTITATKTTTEYVAWTNYRYILFENGKLLYDDLLPFLRQALFMIPIIVIFALMIAIILNQKFVGRTFFRAIFFLPVILATGQVVAEFLTQGEGNLGFMSKYNVSGLISANLSSTWSDPLIKILDSFVLILWYSGVQILIFLGGRQTISNSAYEAARIDGAGPWETFWKITLPAMIPFIFLNTIYTVVDLFTFPTNPILAKVRESEYGQQSALVWIYFLIISFFLAIIFIIFSRVTKSQRETV, from the coding sequence ATGAAACGTAAGAGGAGACTAAGCTCGTCACTAGTCGAATATTTGGAAGGTACGCTCTTTATTGCCCCTTGGTTTATTGGTTTTATCGTATTTATGGCATTCCCAATAGGCTTCTCTTTGTTTATGAGCTTTCAAAAAGTGACGATAACGGCAACGAAAACAACAACCGAGTACGTTGCATGGACCAATTACCGATATATCCTTTTTGAGAATGGCAAACTCTTGTACGACGATTTATTGCCGTTTCTTAGGCAAGCGTTGTTTATGATCCCTATTATCGTCATATTTGCTTTGATGATTGCCATCATTCTGAACCAAAAATTTGTTGGTCGAACATTTTTCCGCGCGATATTCTTTCTTCCTGTCATTTTAGCGACAGGTCAAGTTGTAGCGGAATTTCTGACACAAGGTGAGGGTAACCTGGGCTTTATGTCGAAGTACAATGTTTCAGGCCTCATAAGTGCCAATCTATCGTCGACATGGTCAGATCCACTAATCAAGATTCTCGACTCGTTCGTATTGATCTTGTGGTATTCAGGGGTACAAATTTTAATCTTCCTGGGAGGTAGGCAGACCATTTCGAATTCGGCCTATGAAGCGGCGCGAATTGACGGCGCCGGTCCTTGGGAAACGTTCTGGAAAATTACTCTGCCAGCTATGATACCATTTATTTTCCTTAATACGATCTACACAGTAGTTGACTTATTTACTTTCCCGACTAACCCCATATTGGCAAAGGTTAGAGAAAGTGAGTATGGCCAGCAAAGCGCGCTTGTATGGATTTATTTCCTTATTATCAGCTTCTTCCTGGCGATTATTTTCATCATCTTCAGCAGGGTTACAAAGTCCCAAAGAGAGACTGTTTAA
- a CDS encoding efflux RND transporter periplasmic adaptor subunit has translation MVKLSKKLSKILFPMLGIWCMAGTLAGCSLLPIEEPELKPPLVQPLTESLTLFEVKNANIAKQITGVATFASDQMDYLFYKESGGRLTSMNVKLGDKVHAGDVVASTETGDLETKIRLQEITLEKIKISMAQEIADKGGDDPAVRLKMLDYESAQIQLKSLRSQLERTTLVATVDGIVTYIEPMKLGDQVSAYKQLVTISDPNKMKLVYTASSQNDVVGVEINMDVNVKIKDKTYVGKVVQTPMTAPISDNKTVQDRNSKSLFINVQGLPAEVTIGTQADITIVTEKRENVLVIPRAGLRSYMGRDYVQVMEGESRKEIDVEKGIVAAREVEIRKGITEGQKIILNN, from the coding sequence ATGGTCAAATTGTCGAAGAAGCTTAGCAAAATCCTGTTCCCGATGCTTGGAATATGGTGTATGGCTGGTACCTTGGCAGGCTGCTCTTTGCTGCCGATTGAAGAACCAGAATTGAAACCGCCGCTTGTTCAACCTCTCACAGAATCCTTAACGCTTTTTGAGGTGAAAAACGCCAATATCGCCAAGCAAATTACGGGAGTCGCGACGTTTGCATCGGATCAAATGGATTACTTGTTTTATAAAGAATCTGGCGGCAGATTGACGTCAATGAATGTGAAATTGGGAGATAAAGTACATGCAGGTGATGTGGTAGCTTCAACGGAAACAGGCGATCTTGAAACGAAAATTCGTTTGCAAGAAATTACGCTCGAAAAGATTAAAATTTCAATGGCACAAGAAATAGCCGATAAGGGTGGCGATGATCCTGCGGTTCGTTTGAAAATGCTCGATTATGAAAGCGCTCAAATTCAGTTGAAATCGCTTCGGAGCCAATTGGAGAGAACAACTCTCGTGGCAACGGTCGACGGTATTGTAACATATATTGAACCGATGAAACTGGGTGATCAAGTATCGGCTTATAAACAGCTGGTGACGATCTCAGACCCGAATAAGATGAAATTAGTTTATACGGCCTCTAGTCAAAACGATGTAGTTGGTGTGGAAATAAACATGGATGTCAATGTGAAAATAAAAGACAAGACGTATGTAGGGAAGGTCGTTCAAACGCCAATGACCGCTCCGATCAGCGATAATAAAACGGTGCAGGATAGGAATTCGAAGTCACTCTTTATCAACGTGCAGGGACTGCCGGCAGAAGTGACGATTGGTACCCAAGCAGATATCACCATTGTGACGGAAAAGAGAGAGAATGTGCTGGTCATCCCTAGAGCCGGGCTGCGCAGCTACATGGGGCGCGACTATGTACAGGTTATGGAAGGAGAAAGCAGAAAAGAGATCGATGTGGAGAAAGGGATCGTTGCGGCAAGGGAAGTGGAAATACGGAAAGGTATTACCGAAGGGCAGAAGATTATTTTGAATAATTAG
- a CDS encoding carbohydrate ABC transporter permease produces the protein MIGLKIKKEQSQSFLLWLNKARYTIIGREADKGMLFKFFIYLILLDTAYIYLKPILHMITTMVKNADDLLDPSVNWFPRTLYLGNLQEAWAWLKYPKAFGISLTLSLSVAILQTLSCAVTGYAFARLKFPFKRLMFFLLLLTFIVPIQVTILPNIIYARELGLLNTIYPIIVPAFFGLGLKGALFVIIYRQFFSTQPKELEEAARIDGANVFKIFYKVMMPLAKPAILVVFLFSFVWTWNDFYLPSMYLSDIETAPLSMGISRIASALRQQAEVYGPSVNDEAIRMATTFMMIIPPMLLYTFTQRWFVEGVERTGLVE, from the coding sequence ATGATCGGATTAAAAATCAAGAAAGAGCAATCGCAATCGTTTCTGCTTTGGTTAAATAAAGCCCGCTATACGATTATAGGCAGAGAAGCGGATAAAGGGATGTTATTTAAATTTTTTATTTATTTAATATTGCTGGATACGGCTTACATTTATCTGAAGCCTATCCTCCATATGATAACCACTATGGTCAAAAACGCAGATGATTTGCTAGATCCTTCCGTTAACTGGTTTCCACGGACGCTGTACCTTGGAAACCTGCAGGAAGCTTGGGCTTGGTTGAAATATCCGAAAGCTTTCGGCATCAGCTTGACGCTCTCTCTTTCAGTGGCCATATTGCAAACGTTATCCTGTGCTGTGACCGGTTATGCCTTTGCAAGATTGAAATTCCCTTTTAAGAGGTTGATGTTTTTTTTATTGCTGCTGACATTTATTGTACCGATTCAGGTTACCATCTTGCCGAACATCATTTATGCGAGAGAACTAGGACTTTTGAATACGATTTACCCCATTATTGTGCCTGCATTTTTCGGCCTCGGTTTAAAGGGTGCGCTGTTCGTCATCATTTATCGTCAATTTTTCTCCACTCAACCGAAGGAGCTGGAGGAAGCCGCCAGAATTGATGGGGCCAATGTTTTTAAAATATTTTACAAAGTGATGATGCCGCTTGCCAAACCTGCCATTCTCGTCGTATTTTTGTTTTCCTTCGTTTGGACCTGGAACGATTTCTATTTGCCAAGCATGTATTTGTCCGATATCGAAACTGCGCCTCTCTCAATGGGGATATCACGCATTGCCTCTGCGCTGAGACAGCAAGCAGAAGTATACGGGCCGTCGGTTAATGACGAAGCGATTAGAATGGCTACAACATTCATGATGATCATACCGCCGATGCTTTTGTATACATTTACGCAACGCTGGTTCGTTGAGGGCGTGGAAAGAACTGGATTGGTGGAATAG
- a CDS encoding S-layer homology domain-containing protein, with protein sequence MKRITMLFMVLLLSLSLLPLAFAADTASDNQASTTKSVDDFKDLKDLPQDVKDKFDSLIKGGVFNGLTEDTFGLDAEMNRAQFAKVAGIIFKLTIDETLTSSTFTDVRSDDPANSYALPYIEALKKAGLTNGYDAEGKTYKPSGAVSRQELAAFLIRGLGLEEDAKQATPVTDNTVDAWAKGYVALALEKNLMTNQDDDKFGGTKSATRKMLALASFEAKNLFDGDGTTEPGTPTTDPVTPSGEVSAEGKKVLFVGRDASSIPPDDVVVQDRLKALGFRVTNIVDRKFTADKTEGYDLIYISQTVNSKYLKGGVMKDVAIPTVYVKNHGMYYLGLSSVEENTTVLNIKSISIADSKHKVASGLTGNVDVFKEAGPKFGVGYGVMGKEAKVIATIPGDKSKGTIYYYDKGTKADNGYAVKARISYFSWNGQHDITTEDTYKLLDALVLWTLQNG encoded by the coding sequence ATGAAACGTATAACAATGCTATTCATGGTTCTTCTCTTGTCATTATCTTTACTTCCGCTTGCTTTTGCAGCCGATACCGCTTCGGATAATCAAGCTTCTACTACTAAATCCGTGGATGATTTCAAGGATTTGAAGGATCTGCCGCAAGATGTGAAGGACAAATTTGATTCGCTGATTAAAGGTGGCGTTTTTAACGGATTGACGGAAGATACTTTCGGTTTGGATGCCGAAATGAATCGCGCGCAGTTCGCCAAAGTGGCTGGCATTATTTTTAAATTAACAATTGATGAAACGCTTACAAGCTCTACATTTACCGATGTTCGCTCTGACGATCCGGCAAATTCCTATGCACTTCCCTATATTGAGGCGCTCAAGAAAGCAGGGCTAACAAACGGGTATGATGCAGAAGGGAAAACTTACAAACCATCCGGTGCAGTGTCTCGGCAAGAGCTTGCCGCATTCCTCATAAGGGGTCTTGGTTTGGAGGAAGACGCTAAACAAGCTACGCCTGTTACGGACAACACTGTGGACGCTTGGGCAAAAGGATATGTCGCGCTTGCGCTTGAAAAGAATCTCATGACGAACCAAGATGATGATAAATTTGGCGGTACGAAATCGGCTACAAGAAAAATGTTAGCGCTCGCAAGCTTTGAAGCGAAGAATCTCTTCGATGGGGATGGCACGACAGAGCCGGGCACACCGACTACTGATCCAGTTACACCTTCCGGTGAAGTGTCCGCAGAAGGAAAAAAAGTACTATTTGTAGGAAGGGACGCATCTAGCATACCTCCGGATGATGTTGTTGTTCAAGATCGTTTGAAGGCTCTTGGTTTTAGGGTGACCAATATTGTTGATAGAAAATTCACCGCCGATAAAACGGAAGGATATGATTTGATCTATATCAGTCAAACCGTGAATTCCAAGTATCTTAAGGGTGGAGTCATGAAAGATGTCGCGATTCCAACCGTATATGTGAAAAACCACGGCATGTATTATCTCGGTCTTTCCTCAGTAGAGGAAAATACAACGGTTCTAAATATTAAGTCTATAAGCATTGCAGACAGTAAGCATAAAGTTGCGAGCGGGTTAACAGGTAATGTAGATGTATTTAAAGAAGCTGGACCCAAATTTGGTGTTGGTTACGGTGTTATGGGCAAGGAAGCAAAAGTGATTGCTACCATACCCGGCGACAAGTCGAAGGGTACTATATATTATTATGATAAAGGCACGAAAGCTGATAACGGGTATGCCGTTAAAGCTCGTATATCGTATTTCTCTTGGAATGGGCAACATGATATTACTACTGAGGACACATATAAGCTTTTGGATGCTCTCGTTTTATGGACATTGCAAAACGGTTAA
- a CDS encoding ABC transporter substrate-binding protein — MKKYVKSTFFIVSLLTLLAGCEKGPDSAPVAEANKPINKSPENELFIYTVWPSFYAKEENFDKQIGQFLKKKFPDMTIKHVHWDNPGRQYQDLIAAGTIPDIILDNTRMNAHRYIIDNDLQYDISDLIKKYNFDTNQLNPAHMAQMRNMTPDGKIYGLPFNNNDFVLFYNKDIFDKFGVDYPKDGMTYDEAYELAKRLTRVEGEITYKGFSQNPGHYMNYNQLSVSPLSQTEDKASLNTPEWKKIVDNLRRFYDIPANQFDTVETFATKGNIAMAVATVDHIVSFHEQNKNLNFDVVSVPSFSDVPDTRYQPNLYAMYITKQSTKKDQAFQVMAAILSEEHQVDLAKEGVIVPLESKAVQEAFGQNLTQMRGKNTKAIFHGKTAMPPAARAAGLAWYDVPMQNVFGPLIFKESKDSVTALRMIEEQSTKGIETKKAEQAALDKAVKK; from the coding sequence GTGAAAAAATATGTAAAGAGTACTTTTTTTATCGTTTCATTGCTCACACTGTTGGCAGGATGCGAGAAAGGTCCAGACTCCGCTCCTGTTGCTGAAGCCAACAAACCGATAAACAAGTCACCTGAAAATGAATTGTTTATTTACACGGTTTGGCCATCTTTTTATGCAAAAGAAGAAAATTTCGACAAACAAATCGGCCAATTTCTTAAAAAGAAATTTCCAGATATGACGATTAAGCATGTGCACTGGGATAATCCGGGCAGACAATATCAGGACTTGATTGCGGCCGGCACGATCCCGGACATTATCCTTGATAACACCCGTATGAATGCGCATAGATATATTATCGATAACGATCTTCAGTATGACATCAGCGATTTGATCAAAAAGTATAACTTCGATACAAATCAATTAAATCCGGCCCACATGGCTCAGATGAGAAATATGACGCCGGATGGGAAGATATACGGTTTACCATTCAATAATAACGATTTCGTTCTATTCTATAACAAAGACATTTTTGACAAATTCGGCGTCGACTATCCGAAGGATGGCATGACCTACGACGAAGCATACGAATTGGCCAAAAGGCTGACCCGTGTGGAAGGCGAAATCACATATAAAGGGTTTTCTCAAAACCCAGGCCATTATATGAACTATAATCAGCTTTCTGTTTCGCCGCTTAGCCAAACGGAAGACAAGGCAAGCTTGAACACACCGGAGTGGAAAAAGATTGTCGACAACTTGAGACGTTTCTATGATATTCCCGCCAATCAGTTTGATACCGTCGAAACTTTTGCTACAAAAGGAAATATTGCCATGGCTGTGGCAACGGTGGACCATATTGTTTCGTTTCATGAACAAAACAAAAACTTGAACTTCGATGTCGTGTCGGTACCTTCATTTAGCGATGTTCCGGATACGAGGTATCAACCAAACCTATATGCCATGTACATTACGAAACAATCGACGAAAAAGGATCAAGCTTTTCAGGTTATGGCCGCAATTCTCTCCGAAGAGCATCAAGTCGATTTGGCAAAAGAAGGTGTAATCGTGCCTTTGGAAAGCAAAGCTGTCCAAGAAGCGTTCGGACAAAATTTAACTCAAATGCGAGGTAAGAACACGAAAGCTATTTTCCATGGCAAAACTGCTATGCCTCCGGCAGCACGCGCAGCAGGTTTAGCCTGGTATGACGTTCCGATGCAGAATGTATTCGGCCCGTTGATTTTCAAAGAGTCGAAAGACTCTGTAACGGCACTACGCATGATTGAAGAACAATCGACGAAAGGAATCGAAACAAAGAAAGCTGAACAGGCTGCACTCGATAAAGCTGTAAAGAAATAA
- a CDS encoding DUF5696 domain-containing protein, protein MIRINKQGKITAVVTILLLVAVYLVVANVKIEFKAPENRVALPAAVQGSTASVKNVDSQIPKENDFKKVAETEALRLKMDENTGHFTVEDKRNGNVYRSFPNPESWAKEKISETWKKHLVSPLMVQYVDFSKNILQAKETNLAADGGRIKEVQMIPGGFSLVYELPATGFTIPIQVKIENDYVETKIIREGIKEANMGLVWVRLFPFFGAEYTAAGQDGYMFIPDGAGALVRFKDNQLNVNKIYDEAVYGQDHTFAGLSNNRNKIVMPVFGMKTGSKGFVAIVHDGDEYTNIVAAPAGVLSDYNWVTAQMNFRSSFLQFTTRNTNVPDSWGFIDYNRDELFGSDRVVRYYMLESQKSDYVGMAQTYRQYLMKEKGVKPVTVSNPNIPMHVNFIGADQEDGLVTSRYLNLTTTDDAIQMVNSLHDKGITNMSLTFKGWQKGGISAFGNTFPVDSRIGGDKGMKAFIDNAHNYGLPVYLEAEYALNNTGGAGFDEKYHAIVNLAGRNQKVSALYNRERTPAVSYKFAEEMVKKDLNQYKAMGVDGIAVNILGQKLFSDYNSGFGSTRDEARDVQERILKTIKESLGGVEGKYSNLYALPHMNYIQTLVYDHSYDLFTDEAVPFVQIATHGLVSYSSEFVNNRQEDVHDFLRDIEYGAEPSFIFTREESKKYVNSFGIRYYNTYYPYWETFAVEQYKRYNEALGDVQDQFIADHKTLALGVKETTYENGTRVIVNYNLEPYRSGDLAVPAQNFVVIRGGASR, encoded by the coding sequence ATGATAAGGATAAACAAACAAGGTAAAATCACAGCAGTCGTTACCATCCTGCTCTTGGTCGCCGTTTACTTGGTAGTGGCTAATGTCAAAATTGAGTTCAAAGCTCCGGAAAATCGTGTGGCTTTACCGGCGGCGGTACAAGGTTCTACAGCTTCTGTGAAGAACGTTGACTCCCAAATACCTAAAGAGAATGACTTTAAAAAAGTCGCCGAAACCGAGGCACTGCGTTTAAAAATGGATGAAAACACCGGTCATTTTACGGTGGAAGACAAACGGAACGGAAACGTCTACCGTTCTTTTCCAAATCCGGAATCTTGGGCTAAAGAAAAGATCTCCGAGACTTGGAAAAAGCATTTGGTCTCGCCGTTGATGGTTCAATACGTTGATTTCTCGAAAAACATCCTGCAAGCAAAAGAAACAAACTTAGCTGCGGATGGAGGACGGATCAAAGAGGTACAAATGATTCCCGGCGGCTTCTCATTGGTTTATGAACTGCCTGCCACAGGCTTTACCATCCCCATACAGGTTAAAATCGAAAACGATTATGTAGAGACGAAGATTATACGCGAAGGTATCAAGGAAGCAAACATGGGTCTGGTCTGGGTCAGGCTGTTTCCATTCTTCGGAGCCGAATATACCGCCGCCGGGCAGGACGGATATATGTTCATACCGGACGGCGCTGGCGCGTTGGTGCGGTTTAAAGATAATCAACTGAACGTCAACAAGATATATGATGAAGCTGTGTACGGTCAAGATCATACCTTCGCGGGACTTAGCAACAATCGCAACAAGATTGTTATGCCGGTATTCGGTATGAAGACGGGTTCCAAAGGTTTTGTAGCCATCGTTCACGACGGAGACGAATACACGAACATCGTTGCTGCTCCCGCAGGAGTACTCAGTGACTATAATTGGGTTACCGCACAAATGAATTTCCGTTCGAGCTTCTTGCAGTTTACAACCAGAAATACGAATGTCCCTGATTCATGGGGGTTTATCGATTATAACAGAGACGAATTGTTCGGCAGCGACCGTGTCGTACGTTACTACATGTTAGAAAGTCAAAAATCGGATTATGTAGGAATGGCTCAAACATACCGTCAATATCTGATGAAGGAAAAGGGGGTTAAGCCCGTCACTGTCAGTAATCCCAATATACCCATGCACGTAAACTTCATCGGGGCGGATCAGGAAGACGGCTTGGTCACCTCACGATACCTCAATTTGACCACGACGGACGACGCCATTCAAATGGTCAATTCTTTACATGACAAAGGTATAACCAACATGTCGCTTACGTTTAAAGGGTGGCAGAAGGGTGGCATCAGCGCCTTTGGGAACACGTTTCCGGTTGATTCCCGTATCGGTGGCGATAAAGGAATGAAAGCGTTCATTGATAATGCCCACAATTACGGTTTACCAGTTTATTTAGAGGCTGAATATGCCTTGAACAACACGGGGGGGGCAGGTTTTGATGAGAAATATCATGCCATCGTCAATTTGGCCGGGCGTAATCAAAAGGTCAGTGCTTTATATAACAGAGAACGAACGCCAGCGGTCAGCTATAAATTTGCAGAAGAGATGGTTAAGAAAGACCTGAATCAATATAAAGCGATGGGTGTTGACGGAATTGCTGTCAACATACTCGGACAAAAATTGTTCAGTGACTATAATTCGGGGTTCGGTTCGACAAGAGATGAAGCTCGGGATGTACAGGAGCGTATTTTAAAAACGATAAAAGAATCATTAGGTGGCGTAGAAGGGAAATATTCAAATCTTTATGCACTGCCTCATATGAATTATATTCAAACGCTGGTTTACGATCATTCCTACGATTTATTTACAGATGAAGCCGTTCCTTTTGTTCAGATTGCTACCCACGGTTTAGTCTCCTACTCATCGGAATTTGTAAATAACCGGCAAGAAGACGTACACGACTTTTTGCGTGATATTGAATACGGCGCGGAGCCATCTTTTATTTTCACAAGGGAGGAATCGAAAAAATACGTGAATTCTTTCGGCATACGATACTATAACACGTATTATCCCTATTGGGAGACTTTTGCCGTAGAGCAGTATAAGCGATACAACGAAGCGCTCGGTGATGTACAGGATCAGTTTATTGCCGATCACAAGACGCTAGCCCTGGGCGTAAAGGAAACAACCTACGAAAATGGTACACGGGTCATTGTCAACTATAATTTAGAGCCGTACCGCAGCGGAGATCTTGCCGTTCCAGCACAAAACTTCGTTGTGATTCGAGGAGGGGCAAGCCGATGA
- a CDS encoding ABC transporter ATP-binding protein, which yields MMIEQKQQSATVLMQAEGITRVFGRGSTAVHALKGANLSIASHQLVALKGRSGSGKTTLMNMLGALDRPTEGKVYFQNAEISGFSEKKRNELRRVHMGLIFQSFALVPLMTAYENVEFGLRIAGIPSVHYKDYTERALDFVGLKTRMKHRPYEMSGGEQQRVAIARAIAHKPLLILADEPTAELDSKMGLQVMKVFKDLVQHEGMTIIMTTHDPSIMSVADHVYTLEDGQIVEEA from the coding sequence ATGATGATCGAGCAAAAACAGCAAAGCGCCACAGTTCTAATGCAGGCGGAAGGTATTACCAGGGTGTTCGGACGCGGCTCTACCGCCGTTCACGCTCTGAAAGGAGCCAACCTATCGATCGCCTCACATCAATTAGTTGCTCTCAAAGGGCGGTCTGGATCAGGTAAAACGACGTTAATGAATATGTTGGGTGCTCTTGACAGGCCTACGGAAGGCAAAGTGTACTTTCAAAATGCTGAAATCAGTGGATTCTCAGAAAAGAAACGCAACGAGCTGAGACGTGTTCACATGGGATTGATTTTCCAATCCTTTGCGTTAGTTCCATTAATGACGGCTTATGAGAATGTGGAGTTCGGGTTGCGCATTGCGGGCATTCCTTCTGTGCACTATAAGGACTATACGGAAAGGGCACTTGATTTCGTAGGGTTGAAAACCAGAATGAAACATCGTCCTTATGAGATGTCCGGTGGAGAGCAGCAGCGGGTAGCTATTGCTAGAGCGATTGCTCATAAGCCTTTATTGATTTTGGCGGACGAGCCGACAGCGGAACTGGACAGTAAGATGGGACTTCAAGTAATGAAAGTATTCAAGGATTTGGTTCAACACGAGGGGATGACCATCATTATGACGACTCATGATCCCTCAATAATGAGCGTAGCCGATCATGTATACACATTGGAGGATGGTCAAATTGTCGAAGAAGCTTAG